The region CAAGGCCTTTCCTGGCCGGTACTCGTACTCCAACACCCTGGCTCGCTCGAGGCTGGAGAGGGTGCGCTCGAGGTTCTCCAGGCCCAGCTCCCGCCGCAGGGGGGTCGCGGTTGCTTCCTCCTCGTCCTCCGTATCGCCCTCTTCCGGGTCTTCCGCGAGGGCATCCTCGGCTTCGCTTTCCTCGGATTCGCTGCTGTAAATGCGTTCGTAAATGCGTTCGTATAGCTGCTTGGAGTAGCGGATCAGGGTGCCTTCCTCGCTCAGGAGGTCGATCAGCAGGTTGGCGAAGTCCGCCTGGGCCTTGCTGGCTTGCCCTACTCCAACGGCCCACTCGAGGAACGACCAGTCCGCCCCGGTATGCAGCAGCAGGCAGTATGCGGTCTTGCCATCCCTTCCTGCACGCCCCGACTGCTGGACGTACTCCTCCAGGCTGCGCGGAGGTCGCCAGTGGATCACCAGGCGTATGTCCGGCTTGTCAATGCCCATACCGAAAGCGGTAGTGGCCACCATGACCCGGATCTGACCGGAGATGAAACGCTCCTGGGCCTCGCGGCGGGGCACCGGGCCCAGCCCCGCGTGGTAGGCCTCAACCTCCAGGTCGGGAAAGAGGCGGCCCAAAGCCCAGGAGAGCCGCTCGGCCTCGGCTCGGGTGGCGGTATAGACGATGGCGCTGCCTCCCTCCCCACACTCCGTGAGCCAATGCAGCGCTTTAGCCAGAACCTGGAACTTGCCCGCTTCCCCCTTAGCCTTTCTCACCACAAAGCGGAGGTTGGGGCGGTGGAAGCTCTCGGGCTTGATGAGCTGGGAGGTTTCCAGTCTAGCGGCTTCCTGCAGCCGCTTGAGATCCTTCAAGGCCAGGGTAGCGGTGAAAAAGCTCCGGGGAACCCCTTCTAGAGCCTTCAGCCTTTCCAGAACCTTGAGGTAGTCGGGCCGAAAGTCGAAGCCCCACTCCACCAGGCAGTGGGCCTCGTCGAAAACCACCCGCCGCAGTTTCCCCGCAGAATGCACCTCCTGGATCAGGTTCCAGAGGGTCTTGCTGCGGTTGAGCCGCTCCGGGCTTACATACAGGAGTTGCACCCGCCCGGCCCTGACCTCATCCAGCACGCTCCTTTGCTCCCCCGATCCCATCAGCGAGTGCACCGCACCCACCGGCAGGCCCAGCTCCAGAAGCCGGTCGGCCTGATCCTTCATCAAGGCCACCAAGGGAGAGATCACCAAGGTGAGCCCCTCCTGCATGAAGGCTGGGAGCTGGAAGGCCAGGCTCTTGCCGAAGCCGGTAGGGAGCAGAGCTACCAGGTCCTGGCCCTCCAGGGCCCCCCGGATAGCCTCCGCCTGTTTGCCCCAGCGGTCTTCAACCAGCAAAAGCCCATAGACCTGCTCCGCGATACGTCGGGCTTTTGCCAGGGGCTCGAGGTCGGTCTGCAGGATCGCCCGCAGCTGGCGCAAGGCTTCATCTTCCAGCTCATCCCAAGGGAGCTGGTTTCGCTCCACCTCCAGGATTTTTGCGAGCCGGTCGTAAAGGTCTTTGCGATCCTCGGGGAAGTGCTGCTGAACGCCCGGCGGCAGGGCACGGTAAAAGGCTACCTGGTAAGCAGCATTGAGTAGCTTCTTGTCCCACAGGATGAAGGCCCCGTCCCCCACCCCCACCCGCTGATCCCGAATGAGTCGGCCGAAAGCCTGGGCGAAGGAAAGAACGGCCTTGGGAAGGTAATAATCCCACCACTTGTCCAACCCTTGCTCATAGGCCCGCTCCATGCGCTTGCTAAGCAGTAGGGAGGGTAAGGGAAAGGGAATGCGCTCCAGGCTCACCAGCTTCAATGCCGGGAAGTCCACCCCTTCCATGTAGCTTCGCGACCCCAGGGCGGCCAAGGGGGCCTCGGGGTTCTGCTTGATGCGGCTGGCGATATCTTCGCGCTCCTTGCGAGTGAGGGGGACCAGGAGGTGAGGATGGTCCTGCAGGGCATCCTTAGCTTCGTGCAAGCGCTTCAGGCTGGTGAAGAGGGAGAGGCTGCGGTGGGATTTAGGCAGGAGAACCCTGAGTTCCTCGTGGAGCATGCGCTGAAAGCGGGGCAGGGTGCCCTCGCGAGCCTCGGGGAGGTGACGGGGCACCAGCAGGTGGGCCTTTTCGTAGGGCAAAGAGGGAGGCAGCCGGTGGTGCTCGGCTTCGTTCAAGCCCAGGACCCGCTTTTGCAGACCAAAGCCCTCGGGGTCTTGCTCGGTAGGCACGCTCAGGGTTGCGCTGGTGAGAACTATGCCCTTAAAGCGGGGCCACAGCTTGGCCTCGAGCGCGCGCGATACGTCAATGGGCTGCGCCAGGTGCCGCCAGCTCCCGGTGGTCGGATCCCACTCCGAAAGGTGGAGCCGGTTGGGGTCGGGCTCCCCCTTGGCCAGCCCCAGAACCCGGCGGCGCTCGAAGAGCATATCCAAGGCTTCTTTGAGATACTCCCGAAGGGGTGCCAGATCGCGGGCCATGAGGCTTCTCGAATCCTGTCCGATAGCGCTGAGCGCTGCTTTGAGTTCACCAAGGATTTGGATGAGCAGCTGTTCTTCTTGATTGATGCGAGGCCACTCTTCAAGCCTTTTCCAGGCGCCGCTCAGCCCCAGGCTGAGGCCGTAGCGCGGATCCCCCGAACCCCGGTTCTTGATAAAGGCCACCAGATGACGGGAATAGTTGCCCAAGGCCTCACGCAGTCTGGGAAGCAGCTTCTGAACGACCTCTTTGGCCTTGTCCTGCTCCTCCTCAGGCAGCTCGCTCAGCCGTCGATGGTCCTTGAGAAGGCCACGATCCTTGCTGGGGTGGGCCAGCCGGTTGAGCTGATGGGCGAACTCCTCATGATCCAAAACCAGGGAGAGGGCCTCGGTGGCGGTGTCCTCGAGGTGGTGGGCCTCGTCCAGGACCAGGTGAACCGCTACCTCTTCTCCTTCCCCCTCCTCTTCCCGCAATAAGTGGGCCAGAAGGTAGGCCTGGTTGGTTACCCGGATCTGGGCCCCATTGCGCTGACCCAGCTGGTGCTGGAAGGCGCAGGTGTGGAAAAAGGCGCAGTCTTCCCGGCAGCGGCGAGGATTGGTGCCTACCCGGCCTCTCGCCTCGCGGAAGCCCTTGGAGAAGTGCCAGTAGCCGGGAAGGGCCTCGAGGTCGTGACCCCCTAAAGCCGCATAGTGCAGGAGCAGGCCCACCGCGGTCCTAAACTCTTCATCCTCTTCTCCCCTGGCGTCCAGAAAGAGTTCGAAGAGGGCCTCCGGGCAGAGGGTGTCCCTGGGGCTCTTGACCAGGGCAGCTTTTACCTGGTAGCCCTTCTCGCCTAGCTCCTTGAGCTCCTTCAGGGCCTGGGCCTGTAGCACCTTGGTATGGGTGGCTACCCAGGTTGTTTCGTTCACGTGCAGGGCGGGGTATAGATAGCCCTTGGTCTTGCCGGTGCCGGTGGGGGCCTCGAGGAAAACCCGCCGCCCATTCCGCAAGGCTCCTTCCACCGCCTGGAACATCGCATCCTGGGCATCTCTACGGGTAGTCAGCAGATCCGAGCCCAAACCGGAGGGATGGGGCAGGGGCCGACCGTCGTAGAAAACCGACTCCACCCAAGCCGGGGTGGCTAGAAGATCCCTGACCTGGCCTGGGGTATCCACGAACAGCTCCCCCTCGATGAGCCCAAGCTCACGCCAGGCCCGGGCCACCCCGTCGGGCAGCTTTTGCAGCACCAGCCCAGCCAGGACCTTCCAGGTGGCCTCTACGTCAGCCCCAGCCCGGTGAGCACCGGTCAGTTCCTCATCGGTGAAGTAGCGGTAGAGATCCCCCAATCGATAGCCGGAAAGCCCCTCAGGTGGAAGGGGAAAGACCAACTGGGCCAGGCGCAGGGTATCCAGCGCGGGCTGCGCTGTGGAGGGGAGCTCCAGGCCCACCTCCCGTAAGGCTCGCTTCAGCAAGGGAAGGTCGTAGCGTAGCAGGTTATGGCCGAGGAGGGGGCGGTCGCCCAGGAAGTCCAGGAGTTCCTTGAATGCCCTTTCGCGCGGTACCTTTTCCCTCTCGTACTCGTGGAAGTCAATACCGGTAAAGCGGAACGCTTCGTGATCCGGTTTTAGGGGTTCAGGGGTATCGATATACCAGCGGCGGGAATGCCCCTGCATGTCCTGAGCGGCAATCTCGAGGATGTGTGCTTCCGCTGGGTCCGGGGCGGCGGCCTCAAGATCCAGGGCCACCCAGTCTCTCGCTGTGCTCACCCAGTACCTACCTCATAACGCGGGAAATCTTGACTTGCAGTAGTAACCCTTTTACTTCTTGGGCGCGAACTCATACTTGCCGGTGAAAGGGTTTTGCTGAATCTCCCAATCCTCCGGCACTTGCTCGTAGCGGCCGGTGTAGGGGTTGAACTTGTCCACCAGCTTGTTTCCCTTCTTGCTATAGCCCCGGGTAAAGGGGGAGTAGCTCAAATCCTCCGCCTTGCCGTACTCGTAGCGCCCTTCGTATTCGTTGTAGGTAGGCTCCATGTCCTCTTCCGCGTACTCATAGCGCTGGGTATAGGGGTTGTACTTGAGGGGCATTTTGACCTCCTTGGAGTGTTTTTAGCACTCTAGCGACTCTTCCGCTGAGTTAAATGACCCAAGCAGTTGCAAAAAAAGCCCTCCCAGGTCTTTTCCTTCCATCCAGGCCACAAACTGACCCACCCCGGCCACCACCCGGCCTACCATGTCCCGCAGCAGCCCCGGATGGATGCCCGCCTCGAGGTCTAGGTGAAAATCCAGGTACACCCTTCCCCCCTTCACAAAAGCTCGGGGCCAGCGGTATCCCGCGTTCCAGGCGTTGGCTTTCTCCAAAAGCTCCTGCTCGGGGAAAGGGGGCAGGTTTTCCACCTGAGCCACTATCGAGAACACTTCCCCCTGTACGCCCGAAACCACGAAATGGAGGATGGCCAACCCGCTCAGACCCTCTTGCCGCATAAGGACCACAAAGTCCCCGTCTTTGTCCACCAGGTAGTGGAGATCGAAGGTGTCCAGCACCTCTTGTAGCATCGAGCGATTGAAGGGTTGAACCTGGTTCAGGATCATAGGGGTACCTCCACTAGCACTTAATCCTGCCCCCCCGGAGCGACACCTACTGTCGTGCTAGGCGTCTTCTTGGCTCACCCTCATTTTTCCTGTCCCTGCTTCGTCTGCGATCTTGGCCAAGGCTCTGCACCAGCGCGCCTCCGAGGTCGCAGATGCTTGGCGTGGTCATAGCCTAGCGGATGGTGTTTGCCCTCACCCGCAGGTTGGGTAGCCGTGTCCGGGCCGACTCGGCCGTAAGTGCCTCGGGCCCTCGTGCCTCAGCCAAGGCACACGCAGTCGCCGAGGCTAAGGTT is a window of Allomeiothermus silvanus DSM 9946 DNA encoding:
- a CDS encoding RecQ family ATP-dependent DNA helicase, with protein sequence MSTARDWVALDLEAAAPDPAEAHILEIAAQDMQGHSRRWYIDTPEPLKPDHEAFRFTGIDFHEYEREKVPRERAFKELLDFLGDRPLLGHNLLRYDLPLLKRALREVGLELPSTAQPALDTLRLAQLVFPLPPEGLSGYRLGDLYRYFTDEELTGAHRAGADVEATWKVLAGLVLQKLPDGVARAWRELGLIEGELFVDTPGQVRDLLATPAWVESVFYDGRPLPHPSGLGSDLLTTRRDAQDAMFQAVEGALRNGRRVFLEAPTGTGKTKGYLYPALHVNETTWVATHTKVLQAQALKELKELGEKGYQVKAALVKSPRDTLCPEALFELFLDARGEEDEEFRTAVGLLLHYAALGGHDLEALPGYWHFSKGFREARGRVGTNPRRCREDCAFFHTCAFQHQLGQRNGAQIRVTNQAYLLAHLLREEEGEGEEVAVHLVLDEAHHLEDTATEALSLVLDHEEFAHQLNRLAHPSKDRGLLKDHRRLSELPEEEQDKAKEVVQKLLPRLREALGNYSRHLVAFIKNRGSGDPRYGLSLGLSGAWKRLEEWPRINQEEQLLIQILGELKAALSAIGQDSRSLMARDLAPLREYLKEALDMLFERRRVLGLAKGEPDPNRLHLSEWDPTTGSWRHLAQPIDVSRALEAKLWPRFKGIVLTSATLSVPTEQDPEGFGLQKRVLGLNEAEHHRLPPSLPYEKAHLLVPRHLPEAREGTLPRFQRMLHEELRVLLPKSHRSLSLFTSLKRLHEAKDALQDHPHLLVPLTRKEREDIASRIKQNPEAPLAALGSRSYMEGVDFPALKLVSLERIPFPLPSLLLSKRMERAYEQGLDKWWDYYLPKAVLSFAQAFGRLIRDQRVGVGDGAFILWDKKLLNAAYQVAFYRALPPGVQQHFPEDRKDLYDRLAKILEVERNQLPWDELEDEALRQLRAILQTDLEPLAKARRIAEQVYGLLLVEDRWGKQAEAIRGALEGQDLVALLPTGFGKSLAFQLPAFMQEGLTLVISPLVALMKDQADRLLELGLPVGAVHSLMGSGEQRSVLDEVRAGRVQLLYVSPERLNRSKTLWNLIQEVHSAGKLRRVVFDEAHCLVEWGFDFRPDYLKVLERLKALEGVPRSFFTATLALKDLKRLQEAARLETSQLIKPESFHRPNLRFVVRKAKGEAGKFQVLAKALHWLTECGEGGSAIVYTATRAEAERLSWALGRLFPDLEVEAYHAGLGPVPRREAQERFISGQIRVMVATTAFGMGIDKPDIRLVIHWRPPRSLEEYVQQSGRAGRDGKTAYCLLLHTGADWSFLEWAVGVGQASKAQADFANLLIDLLSEEGTLIRYSKQLYERIYERIYSSESEESEAEDALAEDPEEGDTEDEEEATATPLRRELGLENLERTLSSLERARVLEYEYRPGKALLQASEDVLRECLTDEEIALLHKVGYGGAERGDGLDFSQIPPEKALELDQRLYRLFRERRIGLYHYREPLLYIRAGQGLEVGYRHWDQERRELEKSAKERLAQVRRYAENARCRTQVLLKHLGESSAACAVCDVCERDPGPWEALEGLEEEDLERAYRPLDTLLAFFAWAEESARSREARYMYLGERSTLMALRGQDRGKSGSLGRKYTDNRFFGHLSFIKPKELKRTFKAALKEGYLEPKGAYEGSPLYGLTERGRARHERRLRQEVAHGGA
- a CDS encoding YbjN domain-containing protein, with product MILNQVQPFNRSMLQEVLDTFDLHYLVDKDGDFVVLMRQEGLSGLAILHFVVSGVQGEVFSIVAQVENLPPFPEQELLEKANAWNAGYRWPRAFVKGGRVYLDFHLDLEAGIHPGLLRDMVGRVVAGVGQFVAWMEGKDLGGLFLQLLGSFNSAEESLEC